The stretch of DNA AAAGTAGAGCATTGATTTTCCCTTTCGTATGTAGAAGGCCGGTGACACAGCCTGCAAGAAAACCGACAATGACGGCAAGCGCCGTCGCTGCCACTGGATGATATCCTAAGGTGATCATCGTGGCAGCAACCGCAGCTCCTGATACAAAACTTCCGTCAACGGTTAAATCCGGAAAATCCAAAACACGAAATGAAATATATACACCAAGTGCCATGATTGCATAGATGATTCCTTGCTCCACAGAGCCAAATACTGCTGAAAACATGTAGAATCACCTCCTGATTTATTTGCTGAATTCAGCTTTCCACTCGTCTTTTATCTCAAGTCCGATTGTTTCTGCTGTATCTTTGTTCATGATGAATTTTAACTTTTGTGGAATGTCTACTGGAATTTCGGCTGGCTTACTTTCACCTTTAAGGATTTTCACAGCTTTTTGACCAGCTTCGTACCCGATGTCATAGTATTCAAATCCATATGCAGCTAAACCGCCTCGTTTAACAGAATCGAATTCACCGACCATCATCGGCAATTTATTTTCATTTGCGACGGCAATGACCGATTCAAGCGCAGAAACAACAGTATTATCTGTAATGATGTACAAAGAGTCTACTTTGCCGATCAATGATTCTGTTGCTTGTTTTACATCTGCAGACGTTGCAACCGATGCCTCTACAACTGTCATATCCATATCTTTTAGCATCGCCTTGACCGCATCCACTTGGGCACGTGAATTTTGCTCTCCTGAGTTGAAAACCATCCCAACTTTTTTAGCTCCTAATTCCTCTTTCAGGAACTTCATCGTATTGGAAATCGCATCAGGATGACTATCAATCGTTCCAGTTACATTGCCGCCCGGTTTTTCCATCGATTCGACAAGCTCAGCCCCAACTGCATCTGTTACTGAAGTGAAGACAATTGGAATATCGCTTGTTTTACTCAAAGCAGCCTGTGCACTTGGTGTTGAATTTGCAAAAATTAAATCAACATTCGCACTGACAAGGTTGTCTGCTATAGTCGTGTTGATACTTGAATCACCTTGTGCAATTTGAACATCGTACTCTGCTTCAATCCCTGCATCTTCCAAAGCTTTTTTGAAGCCATCGTAAGCTGCATTTAAGGAAGGGTGCTCGACAATTTGTGTTACACCAATCTTAAATGTCTTATTTTCACTTGATGAATTCGTCTTTTCCCCATCTCCACATGCCCCTAGAAGCAATGCTGAACCGAGTAGTACAACTCCGATTTTTTTCAGACCATACTTCATTACAATTCCCCCTACTAGATTAGTTATATTTTCAAACTTGAAACCAAAGAAATGAATGCTACTGTGAAAAATTGTTTCTCGATTCAAATGATTAATAAATCTTTCTTCTTAGCAGGTGCGGCATGGATGGCTTGTCCGATTAGTCCTTCCACCGCTTCAAGCATGCTCTCACCCATTCCCGGATGAGCATAATGAGGGAATTTGACGTCTTCTTCTTTTGCGGCCATTTCTAGTAATTGCACAAAGGAACTGGACATTTCGATAGCCCCTTCTCCGATCATATGAATCCCGCTAATAATTTCTGTTGCGGGATCGGAAATCACTTTGATGAAACCATCCTTTTTTCCAGTTAGGGCTGCGTAGCCGTTGCCGCCAAGAGGGAATTGACTGACCCGAACATCAATCCCAAAGTTGCGGGCGTTCACTTCAGTAAGACCAACCGAAACAACAGGTGGAATGGTATGTGCCACAACTGGCATGAAAGTCATGTCGACTTCAGGTTTATGTCCGACAATCGCTTCAACCGCAGCTTTTCCTTGTTTAATTGCTTTAATTGCCATCAAAGGACCTTCGGTTACGTCTCCTATTGCGTAAATGGATGGAATCGATGAACGCATGGATGCGTCGACGTGAATGTAGCCTTCCTCCGTTTGTGCAACACCAATGCGTCCTATGCCAAGAGGTTTAATATTTGGTGTTCGGTATCCCGTTACAAAAAGATGTGAGCCTTGAATCGTTTCTTCGACGTTTTTGTCATTTTTAAACGTAACAGCAATTTCATGATTATGATCTTCAGTAGAGAGCAAATGAGCATCTTTATAGATATTTATTTTTCTACGTTTAAATAAACGCAGCAATTCTTTATAGATGGATTCATCAAAAGCAAAATTTGCTTTGTCCTCAAATAGAATGCTCACTTTTGCACCAAGTGCCGCAAAACTAGAAGCCACTTCAAGGGCAATATAATCCTGTCCTGAAACGACCAAGTGCTCTGGCATTTCATTGAGTTCAAATATTTCGTGTGATAACAGTATTCGTTTACTTTTTACTTTGATGGAGTCTGGCAGAATCGGAGAACTCCCGGTTGCAATGATCGCCTGCTCGAATTCAAAAATATCGAACTGATGACCATTTTCTACACCGATTTTGTCTGCTCCGAGAAAAGTAGCTTTGCCTTGAATCACTTCAATTTTATTGTTTTTACAGAGACTTTCGACGCCTGTTCTAAGACCATTAATTGCTTTGTCTTTATAACTCAGCAGCTTAGTCAAATTGAAAGTATCATCACCTTCACCAATCCCAAGTTCGTGTAAATGGTCCGTTTCTTCCCGTTTCTTTGCCGCGTGGGTAAAGATTTTTGATGGGATACAGCCTTTGTTCAGACAAACCCCGCCCATGTAGGACTGTTCAATCAAAGTAACCGACAAGCCAAGCTGCGCACCTCGTATCGCTGCAGAATATCCACCCGGCCCCCCGCCGATGATGATGAGATTTCGTTGTTGACTGATTTCACCGACAACCATATTAAATCATCTCCATCATCAATTTATGTGGGTGTTCAATAAGGCTCGCAAAGCGGTTTGTAAATGCTACAGCGGTTGCACCATCTGCGACTCTGTGGTCAAAAGCCATGGAGAGTGTCATGATATGACCGATGACAATTTCATCCAGCTCATTGACAATTGGTTGTTTTTTAGTTTTATGGAAAGCAATCAATGCCGTTTCCGGATAGTTGATAATAGGTGTAGCGCCTGTACTGCCAAGCGGACCGACATTACTTACAGTAAATGTGCTGTTCTGCATTTCAAACGGTTGTAGTTTCCCGGCGACCGCTCTTTCTGTCAAACCTTTTACATCTGAATGGATCGTTTTAATCGATTTCTTATCCGCATCGTGAACGACCGGAACAATCAAGCCGCTATCTGTGTTTGTAGCGATTCCGATATGATAATTTTTCTTAAGAAGAATCCGATTATTTTCTTCATCAAGTTCGGCATTGAAAATTGGGAAGTCTTTTAATGAAATGACTAGAGCTTTAATGAGGAAAGCAGAGACGCTGACCGATTCACCGGACGCTTTCAATTCTTCTCTCATTTTAAATAAGTTCGTCATGTTCACTTCATCAAAATGGGTAACATGCGGAATTGTGAATAATGATTTCGTCATCTTTTCCGCGATTTTTTTGCGTATGCCTTTAAACGGAATTTCATCAGGTGTTTCCTGACGAACTGCTGACTGAGGGACCGCCATAACTGATTCTTGATAAGTTTCAGTTTGATGACCTTTCAGGAATCGATAAACATCTTCCTCCGTCACTCTTCCAGATGGATCAGATGCTTGGACATCTTCTATATTAATGTTATGTTCACGCGCAATTTTACGAGTGTATGGCGCTGCCAAGACACGGGTGAAAGTCGTCTGCATATTCTTCTCTTTAAAGACAGTTGGAGTAATCATTTCGTTTTTTACTTCCTGTTTCATTTCAGGGGATGTTTTTTGTACTGTTTTTACTGATTCATCCGCTTCGATATAAATCAGGCTAGTTCCGACTCTAACCGTTTCGCCGGCATCGATAATGATTTTTTTTACGATACCTGAGCAGGGAGAAGTAAGTTCTGCAACCATTTTATCGGTCTGTACTTCAACAAGTGGTTGATCCGTACGTACGGAGTCCCCAACTTTAACCAAGTAATGGACAATCTCTCCTTCGGTCATCCCTTCTCCAATGTCATGTAGTTTTACTTCGAGCATGGCATTTCCCCCTTAAAAATGAACCACTTTTTCAATCCCTTCAACAATACGGGCAGGTGTAGGAAGGTAATGTTCTTCCAAAGTGAAGAAAGGAACAGGAACATCAAAGCCCGTAACTCTTTCGATTGGAGCACGTAAATATAGGAACGACGTGTCATTGATTATGGACACAATATCATTACCGAGCCCTCCGGTATGATGCGCTTCATGAATAATAACCGCTCTTGTCGTCTTTTGGACGGACTGTGCAATAATGTCCCGATCAATCGGATAGAGTGTACGAAGATCGATAATTTCACAACTGATGCCTTTTTTCTCTGCCTGTACGGCCGCTTTTTCAGCGATTGCAACCATGGCACCCCATGCAATCAAAGTGACATCCGTACCTTCACGGACGACTTTTCCTTTGCCAATTTCCACCGTATATTTTCCAACAGGTACTTCTTCTCTTTGCGAACGATAGTTTTTCATCGTTTCCAGGACCAGTACCGGGTCTGGATCTTCCATAGCTGCAATCAGTAACCCTTTTGCATCATACGGATTTGAAGGGCAGACAACTTTTATTCCCGGCATATGAGTGAACAAAGTTTCTGTACTATCGGAATGGATTTCAGGTGCACGAATTCCCGCTCCGTATGGGGCC from Paenisporosarcina sp. FSL H8-0542 encodes:
- a CDS encoding ABC transporter substrate-binding protein, whose product is MKYGLKKIGVVLLGSALLLGACGDGEKTNSSSENKTFKIGVTQIVEHPSLNAAYDGFKKALEDAGIEAEYDVQIAQGDSSINTTIADNLVSANVDLIFANSTPSAQAALSKTSDIPIVFTSVTDAVGAELVESMEKPGGNVTGTIDSHPDAISNTMKFLKEELGAKKVGMVFNSGEQNSRAQVDAVKAMLKDMDMTVVEASVATSADVKQATESLIGKVDSLYIITDNTVVSALESVIAVANENKLPMMVGEFDSVKRGGLAAYGFEYYDIGYEAGQKAVKILKGESKPAEIPVDIPQKLKFIMNKDTAETIGLEIKDEWKAEFSK
- a CDS encoding FAD-dependent oxidoreductase, with amino-acid sequence MVVGEISQQRNLIIIGGGPGGYSAAIRGAQLGLSVTLIEQSYMGGVCLNKGCIPSKIFTHAAKKREETDHLHELGIGEGDDTFNLTKLLSYKDKAINGLRTGVESLCKNNKIEVIQGKATFLGADKIGVENGHQFDIFEFEQAIIATGSSPILPDSIKVKSKRILLSHEIFELNEMPEHLVVSGQDYIALEVASSFAALGAKVSILFEDKANFAFDESIYKELLRLFKRRKINIYKDAHLLSTEDHNHEIAVTFKNDKNVEETIQGSHLFVTGYRTPNIKPLGIGRIGVAQTEEGYIHVDASMRSSIPSIYAIGDVTEGPLMAIKAIKQGKAAVEAIVGHKPEVDMTFMPVVAHTIPPVVSVGLTEVNARNFGIDVRVSQFPLGGNGYAALTGKKDGFIKVISDPATEIISGIHMIGEGAIEMSSSFVQLLEMAAKEEDVKFPHYAHPGMGESMLEAVEGLIGQAIHAAPAKKKDLLII
- a CDS encoding dihydrolipoamide acetyltransferase family protein, which codes for MLEVKLHDIGEGMTEGEIVHYLVKVGDSVRTDQPLVEVQTDKMVAELTSPCSGIVKKIIIDAGETVRVGTSLIYIEADESVKTVQKTSPEMKQEVKNEMITPTVFKEKNMQTTFTRVLAAPYTRKIAREHNINIEDVQASDPSGRVTEEDVYRFLKGHQTETYQESVMAVPQSAVRQETPDEIPFKGIRKKIAEKMTKSLFTIPHVTHFDEVNMTNLFKMREELKASGESVSVSAFLIKALVISLKDFPIFNAELDEENNRILLKKNYHIGIATNTDSGLIVPVVHDADKKSIKTIHSDVKGLTERAVAGKLQPFEMQNSTFTVSNVGPLGSTGATPIINYPETALIAFHKTKKQPIVNELDEIVIGHIMTLSMAFDHRVADGATAVAFTNRFASLIEHPHKLMMEMI
- a CDS encoding alpha-ketoacid dehydrogenase subunit beta, with translation MTTMKESNHEEAQTTQMTMIQAINDGMRLLLEEDDRTIILGEDIGKNGGVFRATEGLQEKFGADRVVDTPLAESGIIGTSIGLAVNGFKPIAEIQFLGFIYPAYEQIMTHVSRIRMRSMSHFTVPMVIRAPYGAGIRAPEIHSDSTETLFTHMPGIKVVCPSNPYDAKGLLIAAMEDPDPVLVLETMKNYRSQREEVPVGKYTVEIGKGKVVREGTDVTLIAWGAMVAIAEKAAVQAEKKGISCEIIDLRTLYPIDRDIIAQSVQKTTRAVIIHEAHHTGGLGNDIVSIINDTSFLYLRAPIERVTGFDVPVPFFTLEEHYLPTPARIVEGIEKVVHF